In Brevibacillus brevis NBRC 100599, a single genomic region encodes these proteins:
- a CDS encoding DUF3231 family protein — MGILSGNPQNEPMHYGEVSGVWMYLSTTKGLLAGYQTALNHTGDHDLKGFLEDITRSMKQEVEQLDELLKVNGIGLPPTPPDRPVANLESIPAGARMNDPEIAAGVSRDIAAGLVACSQIMAQSIREDIGMLFGQYHVAKAQFGLRLLRISKKKGWLVPPPLHIQTPELVHA, encoded by the coding sequence ATGGGCATTTTATCAGGCAATCCGCAAAATGAACCGATGCATTATGGCGAGGTTTCTGGAGTATGGATGTATCTGTCAACGACAAAGGGCTTGCTCGCGGGTTATCAAACAGCACTCAACCATACTGGTGATCATGATCTGAAAGGCTTCCTCGAAGACATTACGCGAAGCATGAAACAAGAAGTGGAACAGCTGGATGAATTGCTCAAAGTGAATGGCATTGGGTTGCCACCTACCCCACCGGATCGACCGGTAGCGAATCTGGAAAGTATTCCAGCCGGTGCCCGTATGAATGACCCTGAGATCGCTGCCGGTGTTTCAAGAGACATTGCTGCCGGATTGGTTGCCTGCAGTCAAATCATGGCACAATCCATCCGAGAAGATATCGGAATGCTTTTTGGTCAATACCATGTTGCAAAAGCTCAATTTGGCCTCAGATTGCTCCGCATTTCAAAAAAAAAAGGCTGGTTGGTTCCGCCGCCTCTTCATATACAAACTCCAGAACTTGTCCATGCCTAA
- a CDS encoding DUF3817 domain-containing protein, with amino-acid sequence MMKSALGRFRLIGLIEGVSYLVLLGIAMPLKYFMDYPAAVKIAGSLHGLFFVLYILALAHVTITNKWSFLKVIGAFIASLLPFGNFVLDARLKKEQ; translated from the coding sequence ATGATGAAATCTGCCCTCGGACGCTTCCGTCTCATCGGCCTGATCGAAGGCGTCTCGTATTTGGTACTTCTCGGGATTGCTATGCCGCTTAAGTATTTTATGGATTACCCGGCTGCAGTTAAAATTGCCGGTTCGCTTCATGGATTGTTTTTTGTCCTGTATATTTTGGCGCTGGCACATGTTACAATAACCAATAAGTGGTCCTTCTTGAAAGTGATCGGGGCTTTTATCGCTTCATTACTGCCATTCGGCAACTTTGTTCTGGATGCACGCCTGAAAAAAGAGCAGTAA
- a CDS encoding DUF2512 family protein produces MTRFLIKTAVNGIIVVACLWLFTNATWTSAILTALGLTVIAYLIGDQLILRATNNVTATIADAVIAAIYLWAVARWMNWPLSFGELIITVALLGVAEFVYHRFLGIYDHNRIKKEPGK; encoded by the coding sequence ATGACTCGATTTTTAATCAAGACTGCTGTTAACGGCATTATTGTCGTCGCCTGTTTATGGTTGTTTACAAATGCAACCTGGACATCCGCTATTTTAACAGCACTCGGCTTGACCGTCATTGCTTATCTGATTGGCGATCAATTGATATTGCGTGCAACCAATAATGTTACGGCCACGATTGCAGATGCAGTGATCGCTGCTATTTACTTATGGGCAGTTGCCAGATGGATGAATTGGCCACTAAGTTTTGGCGAGTTGATCATTACGGTAGCCCTTTTAGGTGTGGCTGAATTTGTGTACCATCGCTTTTTGGGAATATACGATCATAATCGTATCAAGAAAGAACCCGGAAAATAA
- a CDS encoding ADP-ribosylglycohydrolase family protein: MELRDRYAGSLLGLAVGDALGTTLEFRKPDTFQPLTEMVGGGPFDLKPGEWTDDTSMALCLAESLITQNGFDPVDQMNRYVAWFREGYMSCKDHCFDIGNITKEALWRFEQTKNPFSGSDHPMSAGNGSIMRLAPVALYYAKQPELAIDYCAQSSRTTHATAKAVDGCRFLGALLLGALQGISKEELLTDSFSPLAGVWEKQPLDPDIARVANGSYKRKTKKEIKGSGYVVDSLEAALWAFYSSSSFEEGLFLAVNLGDDADTTGAVYGQLAGAFYGVEGLPQRMVKLLAKRELMEEFAQKLYEQATR, from the coding sequence GTGGAACTGCGTGACCGCTATGCTGGGAGTTTGCTAGGATTAGCCGTTGGAGATGCACTCGGCACTACTTTAGAATTTCGCAAACCGGATACCTTCCAGCCACTTACAGAAATGGTCGGCGGAGGACCGTTCGATTTAAAGCCGGGAGAATGGACGGATGATACGTCGATGGCGTTGTGCCTGGCTGAGAGCTTGATTACACAGAACGGCTTCGATCCGGTTGATCAGATGAACCGATATGTAGCCTGGTTTCGAGAGGGTTATATGAGCTGCAAGGATCACTGCTTCGATATCGGGAATATCACCAAAGAAGCGCTGTGGCGTTTTGAGCAGACAAAAAATCCATTCAGCGGATCGGATCATCCGATGTCGGCAGGGAATGGCTCGATTATGAGGCTAGCACCAGTCGCACTCTATTATGCCAAACAACCAGAGCTCGCCATTGATTACTGTGCGCAAAGTTCTCGCACCACACACGCGACGGCAAAGGCAGTAGATGGCTGTCGTTTTCTCGGGGCATTACTTCTGGGGGCTCTACAGGGTATTTCGAAAGAGGAGTTGCTCACTGATTCGTTTTCTCCACTAGCCGGTGTATGGGAAAAGCAACCGCTTGATCCTGATATCGCCCGAGTCGCAAATGGTTCCTATAAACGGAAAACGAAAAAAGAGATCAAAGGGTCGGGGTATGTCGTCGATTCGCTTGAAGCGGCGCTTTGGGCATTTTATTCCAGTAGTTCTTTCGAAGAAGGCCTCTTCCTAGCGGTAAATCTCGGGGATGATGCGGATACGACGGGAGCTGTCTACGGTCAATTGGCAGGTGCTTTTTATGGAGTAGAGGGCTTGCCTCAACGAATGGTTAAGCTGTTGGCCAAGCGGGAATTGATGGAGGAGTTCGCTCAGAAATTGTACGAGCAAGCTACCCGTTAA
- a CDS encoding MDR family MFS transporter: MIARESKVNMVLAGLLLGLLMASMDNTIVATAMGTIVGEMGGMDKFVWVTSAYMVATMAGMPIFGKLSDMYGRKRFYVFGLIVFLLGSILCGTANSIVELSIYRAIQGIGGGALMPIAFTIIFDVFPPEKRGKMTGLFGAVFGTSSVLGPLLGAYITEYVSWHWIFYINVPIGAVSLWLISMYYKESLEYRKQSIDWWGAITLVGAVVSLMFALELGGNQYAWNSMQIIGLFSSFFLLFVIFLFVEKRASDPIISFSMFKKRLFATTNAVALLYGAAFIISTVYLPIFIQGVYGGSATNAGLLLTPMMLGSVAGSQLGGFLTTKTSFRNIMLLSAVFFIPGIFLLSTLTPEISRSIVTLYMVIAGFGVGFSFSTLGISAIHGFDMRQRGSASSTNSFSRSLGMTLGITVFGILQRNSFENGLFSAFGGQGMTNAITDPRAILTPEARESIPAPILDKMIDILASSIANTFMWALVPAVLALVCILLMGNDRALGKSPTAPKPERG; the protein is encoded by the coding sequence CTGCTAGGTCTCCTGATGGCTTCCATGGACAATACCATTGTCGCGACGGCTATGGGTACGATTGTCGGTGAGATGGGCGGCATGGATAAGTTTGTTTGGGTGACATCAGCGTATATGGTCGCTACGATGGCGGGGATGCCGATATTCGGTAAACTCTCCGATATGTATGGGCGAAAACGTTTTTACGTATTTGGTCTCATCGTATTTTTGTTAGGGTCTATTTTATGTGGGACGGCAAACAGCATCGTTGAGTTGAGCATTTATCGGGCGATTCAAGGGATTGGTGGCGGAGCGCTGATGCCGATTGCCTTCACGATTATTTTTGACGTATTCCCGCCAGAGAAGCGTGGTAAGATGACGGGACTTTTCGGAGCTGTATTCGGTACGTCCAGCGTATTGGGACCTTTGCTCGGTGCGTATATTACCGAATATGTCAGCTGGCATTGGATCTTTTACATTAATGTACCGATTGGTGCTGTTTCCCTCTGGTTGATCTCGATGTATTACAAGGAATCGCTGGAATACCGCAAGCAGAGCATTGACTGGTGGGGAGCGATTACGCTGGTCGGGGCGGTAGTGAGTCTGATGTTTGCACTTGAGCTGGGTGGCAATCAATACGCGTGGAATTCGATGCAGATTATTGGATTGTTCTCTTCCTTTTTCTTGTTGTTTGTGATTTTCCTATTTGTCGAGAAGCGGGCATCTGATCCAATTATTTCATTCTCCATGTTCAAGAAGCGGTTATTTGCCACGACAAATGCGGTTGCATTGTTGTATGGAGCTGCTTTCATTATCTCTACAGTTTACCTGCCGATTTTTATCCAAGGGGTCTATGGCGGGTCAGCGACGAATGCCGGACTACTGTTGACACCGATGATGCTCGGCTCGGTTGCTGGTAGCCAGCTAGGTGGATTTCTGACGACGAAGACCAGCTTCCGTAATATTATGCTTCTGTCCGCAGTCTTTTTCATCCCAGGTATTTTTCTTTTGAGTACACTGACGCCTGAGATTTCTCGTTCAATCGTTACACTTTATATGGTGATTGCAGGGTTTGGCGTGGGCTTCTCTTTCTCCACCTTGGGAATTTCAGCAATTCATGGCTTTGATATGCGTCAAAGAGGATCGGCCAGCTCGACGAACTCTTTCTCCCGTTCATTGGGGATGACATTGGGGATCACCGTATTTGGGATCTTGCAACGTAACTCGTTTGAAAACGGCTTGTTCTCTGCCTTCGGGGGTCAAGGGATGACGAATGCCATTACAGACCCACGAGCGATTTTGACACCAGAAGCGCGCGAATCCATTCCGGCTCCTATTTTGGATAAAATGATTGATATTCTTGCTTCTTCGATTGCGAATACGTTTATGTGGGCGCTCGTTCCTGCTGTACTTGCTCTCGTATGCATTTTGCTGATGGGAAATGATCGGGCATTGGGGAAATCGCCTACCGCACCGAAACCGGAACGCGGATAG
- a CDS encoding PadR family transcriptional regulator, translated as MSLKLLVLGLLMEGEKHPYEVQQQVKARGMDCYMKYAKGSLYYAFDQLEKSGMIEVKEVIRETNRPDKKMYGITPKGEEQFQQLLLEELQKPMQLTNPIYAALTFASYGDPQKMDEALEVNIQEVRRLAGLLESIQEEKRERLSWGARAILIGAVEHLHAEMRWMERIREEAWGR; from the coding sequence ATGAGTCTAAAATTGCTTGTTCTGGGATTGCTGATGGAAGGGGAGAAGCATCCCTATGAGGTTCAGCAGCAGGTGAAGGCAAGGGGAATGGATTGTTACATGAAATATGCCAAGGGCTCCCTCTACTATGCCTTCGACCAACTGGAAAAGAGCGGGATGATTGAGGTCAAAGAAGTCATTCGTGAGACTAACCGCCCAGATAAGAAGATGTATGGGATCACGCCAAAAGGCGAAGAGCAATTCCAACAGCTTCTCTTGGAAGAACTGCAAAAACCGATGCAGCTGACCAATCCGATCTACGCGGCTCTGACTTTTGCTTCGTATGGTGATCCACAAAAAATGGATGAGGCCTTGGAAGTTAATATCCAGGAAGTAAGACGGTTAGCTGGATTGTTGGAATCGATCCAGGAGGAAAAAAGAGAGAGGCTTAGCTGGGGAGCACGAGCGATTCTAATCGGTGCCGTTGAGCATTTGCACGCAGAGATGCGCTGGATGGAACGCATCCGAGAAGAAGCGTGGGGCCGTTGA